One part of the Streptomyces nigra genome encodes these proteins:
- a CDS encoding sugar phosphate isomerase/epimerase family protein, with translation MTVRQLPLPDLVAACADLGVPAVGLWREPVQEYGVEAAAKLVRDAGLAVTTLCRGGFLTAIDPAERARALDDNRRAVDEAATLGTDVLVLVSGGLPAGSRDLRGARERIADALAELGPYAEAHGVRLAVEPLHPMFAADRCVVSTLAQALDLAERFPARQVGVAVDTYHVWWDDDAPAQIARAGAGGRIHTFQLADWVTPLPAGVLNGRGQLGDGAIDLREWRAHVEAAGYTGPIEVELFNDALWARDGHEVLAETVDRFNGHAL, from the coding sequence ATGACCGTCAGGCAGCTCCCGCTCCCCGACCTCGTCGCCGCCTGTGCCGACCTGGGTGTCCCGGCCGTCGGCCTGTGGCGCGAGCCCGTCCAGGAGTACGGCGTGGAGGCCGCCGCCAAGCTCGTGCGGGACGCCGGACTGGCGGTCACCACGCTGTGCCGGGGCGGCTTCCTCACCGCCATCGACCCGGCCGAGCGGGCCCGCGCCCTGGACGACAACCGGCGGGCCGTCGACGAGGCGGCCACGCTCGGCACCGACGTCCTGGTGCTGGTCTCCGGCGGACTGCCCGCCGGCTCCCGGGACCTGCGGGGCGCCCGGGAGCGGATCGCCGACGCGCTGGCCGAGCTCGGGCCGTATGCCGAGGCGCACGGCGTACGGCTCGCCGTCGAGCCGCTGCACCCGATGTTCGCCGCCGACCGCTGTGTGGTGTCGACGCTGGCCCAGGCCCTTGACCTCGCGGAACGCTTCCCGGCCCGGCAGGTCGGCGTCGCCGTCGACACGTACCACGTGTGGTGGGACGACGACGCGCCCGCGCAGATCGCCCGGGCCGGCGCGGGCGGCCGGATCCACACCTTCCAGCTCGCCGACTGGGTCACCCCGCTGCCCGCCGGCGTCCTCAACGGCCGGGGCCAGCTCGGTGACGGCGCGATCGACCTGCGGGAGTGGCGGGCCCATGTGGAGGCGGCCGGCTACACCGGGCCCATCGAGGTGGAGCTGTTCAACGACGCCCTGTGGGCCCGCGACGGCCATGAGGTACTGGCGGAGACCGTGGACCGCTTCAACGGGCACGCC
- a CDS encoding dihydrodipicolinate synthase family protein has protein sequence MTLRLPDAHGALRAYEPRTEPLTLTPGAPFTSRTVFSAAHVVADPYADTTPDSPAAVDWDATLAFRRHLWAHGLGVAEAMDTAQRGMGLDWAGAAELIRRSAAEAKASGGRIACGVGTDQLTGGPATLAEVRAAYEEQLAVVEESGAQAILMASRALAATARGPEDHLEVYGHLLRQAAEPVILHWLGPMFDPTLEGYWGSSDLDAATDTFLDVIAAHPDKVDGIKVSLLEARREVEIRRRLPKGVRCYTGDDFHYPELIAGDEQGFSHALLGIFDPLGPLAAQAVRILDTGDHEGFRALLDPTVELSRHLFQAPTRFYKTGVVFLAWLAGHQSHFTMVGGLQSARSLPHFARAYELADTLGLFPDPKLAEERMRNLLSLYGVHR, from the coding sequence GTGACCCTCCGCCTGCCCGACGCGCACGGCGCCCTGCGCGCCTACGAACCCCGCACCGAGCCCCTCACCCTCACGCCCGGCGCCCCCTTCACCTCCCGTACGGTCTTCTCCGCAGCCCACGTCGTCGCCGACCCGTACGCCGACACCACCCCCGACTCGCCCGCGGCCGTCGACTGGGACGCCACCCTCGCCTTCCGCCGCCATCTCTGGGCGCACGGGCTCGGCGTCGCCGAGGCGATGGACACCGCCCAGCGCGGCATGGGCCTGGACTGGGCGGGCGCGGCCGAGCTGATCCGCCGCAGCGCCGCCGAGGCGAAGGCGTCCGGCGGCCGGATCGCCTGCGGGGTGGGCACCGACCAGCTCACCGGGGGTCCGGCGACCCTTGCCGAGGTCCGCGCCGCGTACGAGGAGCAGCTCGCGGTCGTCGAGGAGTCAGGGGCGCAGGCCATCCTCATGGCGTCCCGCGCCCTCGCCGCCACCGCGCGCGGCCCCGAGGACCACCTGGAGGTCTACGGGCATCTGCTCCGCCAGGCCGCCGAGCCGGTGATCCTCCACTGGCTCGGCCCCATGTTCGATCCGACTCTGGAGGGCTACTGGGGCTCGTCCGACCTGGACGCCGCCACGGACACCTTCCTCGACGTCATCGCCGCCCATCCCGACAAGGTCGACGGCATCAAGGTCTCGCTGCTCGAAGCGCGGCGCGAGGTCGAGATCCGCCGCCGCCTCCCGAAGGGCGTGCGCTGCTACACCGGCGACGACTTCCACTACCCCGAGCTGATCGCAGGCGACGAGCAGGGCTTCAGCCACGCCCTGCTCGGCATCTTCGACCCGCTCGGCCCGCTGGCCGCGCAGGCGGTGCGGATCCTGGACACCGGGGACCACGAGGGCTTCCGCGCCCTCCTCGACCCGACGGTCGAACTCTCCCGCCACCTCTTCCAGGCGCCCACCCGCTTCTACAAGACCGGCGTGGTCTTCCTGGCCTGGCTCGCGGGCCACCAGAGCCACTTCACGATGGTCGGCGGGCTCCAGTCGGCGCGCTCCCTGCCGCACTTCGCCCGCGCCTACGAACTCGCCGACACCCTGGGCCTGTTCCCGGACCCGAAACTCGCGGAGGAACGGATGAGGAACCTGCTGAGCCTGTACGGGGTGCACCGGTGA
- a CDS encoding LacI family DNA-binding transcriptional regulator: MTVTLADVAARAQVSPATVSRVLNGNYPVAASTRERVLRAVDELDYVLNGPASSLAAATSDLVGILVNDIADPFFGIMASAIQSEIGGPGGRAGGERLAVVCNTGGSPERELTYLTLLQRQRAAAVVLTGGAVESAPHAEAVAAKLRKLSDAGTRVVLCGRPPAPDTGAIALAFDNRGGARELTEHLVGLGHRRLGYIAGPQERTTTRHRLEGHRAALEAHGIPVDDRLTVHGRYDRQSGYEATLELLRRDPSLTAVVAANDSVALGACAALRDAGLRTPDDVSVAGFDDLPFGIDAAPSLTTVRLPLSEAGARAGRIAMGREEPPPGGMATIRGELMVRGSSGVPRG; the protein is encoded by the coding sequence ATGACGGTGACCCTGGCGGACGTGGCGGCCCGCGCCCAGGTCTCGCCCGCGACGGTGTCGCGCGTACTGAACGGCAACTATCCCGTCGCCGCCTCGACCCGGGAACGGGTGCTGCGCGCGGTGGACGAGCTGGACTACGTGCTGAACGGCCCCGCCAGCTCGCTGGCCGCCGCCACCTCCGACCTCGTCGGCATCCTCGTCAACGACATCGCCGACCCGTTCTTCGGGATCATGGCCAGCGCCATCCAGTCGGAGATCGGCGGCCCCGGCGGCCGGGCCGGCGGCGAGCGGCTCGCGGTCGTCTGCAACACGGGCGGCTCGCCGGAACGCGAACTGACCTATCTCACCCTGCTGCAGCGGCAACGGGCGGCCGCGGTGGTGCTGACCGGCGGTGCCGTGGAGAGCGCGCCGCACGCCGAGGCCGTCGCGGCGAAGCTGCGCAAGCTGTCGGACGCCGGGACCCGGGTGGTGCTGTGCGGACGGCCGCCCGCACCGGACACCGGGGCGATCGCGCTGGCCTTCGACAACCGCGGGGGCGCCCGCGAGCTGACGGAACATCTGGTCGGACTCGGGCACCGGCGGCTCGGGTACATCGCGGGACCGCAGGAGCGCACGACCACCCGGCACCGGCTGGAGGGGCACCGGGCCGCGCTGGAGGCGCACGGCATACCGGTGGACGACCGGCTGACCGTGCACGGCCGCTACGACCGGCAGTCCGGCTACGAGGCCACGCTGGAACTGCTGCGGCGCGACCCGTCCCTGACGGCCGTGGTCGCCGCGAACGACTCCGTCGCGCTGGGCGCCTGCGCGGCGCTGCGCGACGCGGGTCTGCGCACCCCGGACGACGTCTCGGTGGCCGGCTTCGACGACCTGCCGTTCGGCATCGACGCTGCGCCCTCCCTCACGACGGTCCGCCTCCCGCTCTCCGAGGCGGGCGCCCGCGCGGGCCGGATCGCCATGGGCCGCGAGGAGCCGCCGCCCGGCGGCATGGCGACCATCCGGGGCGAGCTGATGGTCCGGGGGTCCTCGGGGGTGCCCCGGGGCTGA